One window of Biomphalaria glabrata chromosome 6, xgBioGlab47.1, whole genome shotgun sequence genomic DNA carries:
- the LOC129927006 gene encoding piggyBac transposable element-derived protein 4-like — MGIHVLPEYKMYWASDERLRVDGVAGSMGKTRFEKLSQYFHLNDATTFVPRGHPGHDPLHKVRPFLDLIRTNIATRFAAGKNISLDEAMIPFNGRLMWKQYIKGKPNPWGIKVWCATDASTGYLLNFSIYTKVEDPMPHGTGHYIVTQLGERFLGKRHHFFFDNYFSSVQLAEDLLRQQTYCCSTIRPNRKGWPLDLKPKALKKFKKGDVMVRQKGNLVATAWKDKRCVTLLSTNTTSGTAEITRRGPGGNFQVKVPSAVNTYNK, encoded by the coding sequence ATGGGTATTCATGTTTTACCTGAATACAAAATGTACTGGGCATCAGATGAACGCCTGAGAGTTGATGGGGTGGCTGGTTCTATGGGAAAgacaagatttgaaaaactatccCAGTATTTTCACCTCAACGATGCAACAACATTTGTACCTCGAGGTCACCCTGGCCATGATCCCCTACACAAAGTCAGACCTTTTTTAGACCTAATTAGGACTAATATTGCTACAAGATTTGCTGCTGGCAAAAATATTAGCCTAGATGAGGCAATGATACCTTTCAATGGGAGACTCATGTGGAAGCAGTACATCAAAGGAAAACCTAACCCTTGGGGCATCAAGGTCTGGTGCGCAACAGATGCATCTACGGGGTATCTGTTGAATTTCAGTATTTATACTAAAGTTGAGGATCCTATGCCTCATGGAACTGGACATTATATAGTTACTCAATTAGGTGAAAGGTTTTTAGGAAAGAGACATCATTTCTTCTTTGACAATTATTTTAGCTCAGTTCAGTTAGCAGAGGACCTTTTGCGTCAGCAAACCTATTGCTGTTCAACAATAAGACCTAACAGAAAAGGTTGGCCTCTTGATCTCAAACCCaaggcattaaaaaaatttaaaaagggtgACGTCATGGTTAGGCAGAAAGGGAATCTCGTTGCTACAGCCTGGAAGGATAAACGTTGTGTCACTCTATTGAGTACCAACACCACTTCAGGTACCGCTGAAATTACTCGCCGAGGACCAGGTGGCAACTTTCAAGTGAAAGTCCCATCTGCTGTTAATACCTACAACAAATAA
- the LOC106070671 gene encoding uncharacterized protein LOC106070671 yields MTGYNTMDSHYSNHFTNENNSNHVHSETAEGALLFTVAFVGGLGNIIAMIATLVCPTFRQMSSAFLFHHCLLDAVKSVFCIPFGYSLLMNQDIPHCHVLGAGYILLMTVSAYNLLALLVNEEYQCSFSTARSYHQSSDGCCIAFGVVIIWFSTVLLHLGVAFLPGTSEYNKEVGNCVYKYGITKNYVIHALWVILVTGAVLIAAVSFIHFYRKLRSSAKCRKWTFLHKSLSSLSPHNTMHTDQSEEVHYEFDDLASQKALLQSKRYLRRISIMMGMLISFVLCWYPLFFLTLLDVNYQQPPHIYRLLMIVAWTHPVTTPIFCAIIYYDTAKGEQVSKDIYTNALPMSTSRSGVAICQEINNLHRASVVIGFHNDNFQSTPNHDQSRKDNYSVHHDELDLPCDTIINYNSEGGCQTLIL; encoded by the coding sequence ATGACTGGCTACAACACGATGGACAGCCACTACAGTAATCACTttacaaatgaaaataattcaaaccATGTCCATTCTGAGACTGCTGAAGGTGCACTGCTTTTTACTGTTGCATTTGTAGGTGGACTTGGAAATATCATCGCCATGATTGCTACTCTGGTGTGTCCCACTTTCAGGCAAATGTCCTCAGCTTTCCTGTTCCATCATTGCCTCTTGGATGCTGTCAAGTCAGTCTTCTGTATTCCATTTGGCTACAGCCTGCTGATGAACCAGGACATCCCTCACTGCCATGTTCTTGGTGCTGGATACATTCTCCTAATGACAGTATCTGCCTACAACTTACTGGCTCTTCTAGTCAATGAAGAGTACCAGTGCTCTTTTTCAACAGCAAGGAGCTACCACCAGAGTAGCGATGGCTGCTGCATTGCATTTGGTGTTGTGATCATTTGGTTCAGCACAGTGCTACTCCATCTAGGAGTGGCATTTCTTCCAGGCACCTCAGAGTACAACAAAGAGGTGGGAAACTGTGTCTATAAGTATGGGATCACCAAAAACTATGTCATTCATGCACTGTGGGTAATACTTGTGACAGGAGCAGTGTTAATAGCTGCTGTAAGCTTTATACACTTTTACAGAAAGCTTCGCTCCAGTGCCAAGTGTCGAAAGTGGACATTCCTTCATAAATCTCTATCTTCATTGAGTCCTCACAATACAATGCATACTGATCAGAGTGAGGAAGTTCACTATGAGTTTGATGACCTGGCATCCCAGAAAGCTCTCCTTCAATCAAAACGCTACCTGCGCAGAATCTCCATCATGATGGGAATGCTTATATCCTTTGTGCTGTGCTGGTACCCTTTGTTTTTCCTGACACTGTTAGATGTTAACTACCAGCAACCACCACACATCTATCGCTTGTTGATGATTGTAGCATGGACACACCCAGTAACTACCCCAATATTCTGTGCTATTATCTACTATGACACAGCCAAAGGGGAACAAGTCAGTAAAGATATCTATACCAATGCCTTGCCCATGAGTACTTCCAGATCAGGGGTAGCTATTTGCCAAGAGATCAATAACTTGCACAGAGCCAGCGTAGTTATTGGTTTTCACAATGACAATTTCCAGTCCACACCAAATCACGACCAGTCTAGGAAAGATAACTACAGTGTACATCATGATGAGTTGGACCTTCCCTGTGACACTATCATAAATTATAATTCTGAAGGTGGCTGTCAGACACTCATTTTGTAA